A region from the SAR86 cluster bacterium genome encodes:
- a CDS encoding phosphomannomutase/phosphoglucomutase, whose product MSVDRTIFREYDIRGVYPSDLNEKSIEVIADAISKKCFKENIRSVVVGRDGRNSGQSLLKAFSDRLIKNGINVKNIGLVTSPILYFAAKKEVNKSGIMITGSHNPKNYNGLKMILNDEPVSGKEIFNLINEEIKLPLLNAKSEEIDIIDEYIDEVCKNIFIKTRIRVVLDSGNGAAGCVAPKLFKKLGCDVIELFSEIDGNFPNHHPDPGKIENLQDLVKSVRENNADLGIAFDGDGDRLGVVTEKGDIIFPDKIMMLFSKEVLKRKKGKVIYDVKCSRDLEYIIKKYNGEPVMSPTGHFHIKNAIKETKAILAGEMSGHIFFNDIWYGFDDGHYAGARMVEIISNSSRNLSSIIDDFPKSYSTPELNISVTDDTKFKIIKKFTEECEIKGDKISIDGLRINFKNGWGLIRASNTSPNLVLRFEGSSENDLNIIKDEFISELSRICPDVDILIN is encoded by the coding sequence ATGTCTGTTGATAGAACTATATTTCGAGAATATGACATTAGAGGTGTCTATCCATCTGATTTAAATGAAAAATCAATTGAGGTTATTGCAGATGCTATTTCAAAAAAATGCTTTAAAGAAAATATAAGATCTGTTGTTGTTGGAAGAGACGGAAGAAATTCTGGTCAAAGCCTTTTGAAAGCTTTTTCGGATAGATTGATAAAAAATGGAATAAATGTAAAGAATATTGGTTTAGTGACGAGTCCAATTCTTTATTTTGCAGCAAAAAAAGAAGTTAATAAAAGTGGCATTATGATTACTGGGAGTCATAATCCAAAAAATTATAACGGCTTAAAAATGATATTAAATGACGAGCCTGTATCTGGAAAGGAAATATTTAATTTAATTAACGAAGAAATAAAATTACCTTTACTAAATGCTAAAAGTGAAGAGATTGACATAATAGATGAATATATAGATGAAGTTTGTAAAAATATTTTCATAAAGACAAGAATTAGGGTTGTCCTCGATTCTGGTAATGGAGCTGCTGGCTGTGTAGCGCCAAAGCTATTTAAAAAATTAGGTTGTGATGTTATTGAGTTATTCAGTGAAATCGATGGTAATTTTCCTAATCATCATCCAGATCCTGGAAAGATTGAAAATCTGCAAGACTTGGTAAAAAGCGTAAGAGAAAATAATGCGGATTTAGGTATTGCTTTTGATGGAGACGGTGATCGTCTTGGAGTCGTTACCGAAAAAGGAGATATAATTTTTCCTGATAAAATAATGATGTTATTTTCAAAAGAAGTATTAAAAAGAAAAAAAGGTAAGGTAATTTATGATGTTAAATGTTCTAGAGATCTTGAATATATAATTAAAAAATATAATGGCGAACCAGTAATGTCTCCAACTGGTCATTTTCATATAAAAAATGCAATTAAAGAAACCAAAGCTATTTTAGCTGGTGAAATGAGCGGACACATTTTTTTTAATGACATATGGTATGGTTTTGATGATGGACACTATGCTGGAGCAAGAATGGTAGAAATAATATCTAATTCCTCCAGAAATCTCTCTAGTATTATCGATGATTTTCCAAAATCATATTCAACTCCAGAATTAAATATAAGTGTTACTGATGATACAAAGTTTAAAATTATTAAAAAATTCACCGAAGAATGCGAAATTAAAGGCGATAAAATTTCTATTGATGGATTAAGAATAAATTTTAAAAATGGATGGGGTCTTATAAGAGCATCTAATACCTCTCCAAATTTAGTTTTGAGATTTGAAGGAAGTAGTGAAAATGATTTAAATATAATTAAAGATGAATTTATTTCTGAGCTTTCACGGATTTGTCCTGATGTTGATATACTAATTAATTAG
- the slmA gene encoding nucleoid occlusion factor SlmA, with translation MKKDRKNIILESLANLLEERNMSKVTTALLAEKSNITEAALYRHFPSKRAIYAELFSFCDNAIFSKCTELKKQKISSKEKVKNVFLFFMIFIEKNKGFARLLSREALSNNEQNVVDSVNQFYDRFELSIKQMLNEDANALISQPGISSQLIVTCLEGNVGRYIRSKFKENPSSYIENIWTLLSINIFKN, from the coding sequence ATGAAAAAAGATAGAAAAAATATCATTCTCGAATCTTTGGCTAATCTGCTTGAAGAAAGAAATATGTCAAAAGTTACAACCGCCCTTCTGGCAGAAAAATCAAATATAACTGAAGCAGCTTTATATAGACATTTTCCTAGCAAGAGAGCCATATATGCTGAATTATTTTCTTTTTGTGACAATGCAATTTTTTCAAAATGTACTGAGTTAAAAAAACAAAAAATTTCATCAAAAGAAAAAGTTAAAAATGTTTTTCTATTTTTTATGATTTTTATTGAAAAAAATAAAGGGTTTGCTCGACTATTATCAAGAGAAGCTCTCTCAAATAATGAACAAAATGTTGTCGATTCAGTTAATCAATTTTATGATAGATTCGAACTATCTATTAAGCAAATGCTTAATGAAGATGCTAACGCCTTAATATCTCAACCAGGAATTTCTTCGCAATTGATAGTAACCTGCCTTGAAGGTAACGTAGGCAGATACATCAGATCAAAGTTTAAGGAAAATCCTAGTTCTTACATTGAGAATATATGGACCTTGCTTTCGATAAACATTTTTAAGAACTAA
- a CDS encoding PBP1A family penicillin-binding protein, translating into MKRVAKFLFLSSMSVCILGLLTILFSYFFLKPSLPEISLVDESYLQMPLKIYTEDGVLIGEFGEIKRRPISFKDIPEDLRNAFIAAEDSNFFNHQGISYKGLIRSFVRCISSDGCSGGGGTITMQVVRGYLLSRDKTISRKVKEIFLALELEGTLSKEEIFELYVNRIFLGNRSYGIEAAANTYFNKSVSNLSISESATIASMAQLPSKINPIKNPSRTKIRRNWILYRMNALGLISDLEYEQSIIENIKTYKNINQYEIDARYLTEMVRQEVIDRYGLKAYNEGWSVYTTINSSHQKSALRSLKNQLTAYHKRHGWIDSQNIEDYFNNNEVLEFQNLNKENITKALSDRNLYEYENIFLTINELFETFPAYKSHKLGIVIEVVNEKLFFLDEDLNILSINWTNEYEWARKRIDIDKFGPKPKSFSDFLKFGDIIYLKKDDEFLLLDQIPEAEASIISINPNSGAVLTYIGGYSFDKSNFDRVKLAYPQSGSSFKPFIYASALANGYNLSSQINDAPIAFQDANLESVWKPQNYTGKFYGLTSIREALIQSINIVSIKLLRELGIDKTRNYLVNFGFKKTRLPPDLSLALGSGNFSPAEMARAYGVFANGGYLKDPYFISRIEDRSKNIIFSHELYENIDIKSNFVAFPWLNTLEIEKKRPYYLVNPINIDERVIDERIAFLIKDILKDFLKRGSAGKKTSNLQRNDIAGKTGTTNDSVSTWFSGFHKDLVTTVWVGTDNFSSLGSNEYGSTIALPIWSDFMMQINESLDLEANKIPENISFVRINKNTGEIDNTVSDETYFELFLDENIND; encoded by the coding sequence ATGAAAAGAGTTGCAAAATTTTTATTTCTCTCAAGCATGTCAGTTTGCATATTAGGTTTATTAACAATTTTATTTTCATACTTTTTTTTAAAACCAAGTTTGCCAGAAATTTCTTTAGTAGATGAATCTTATCTTCAAATGCCTCTAAAAATTTATACCGAGGATGGAGTACTAATTGGTGAATTTGGAGAAATTAAAAGAAGACCTATATCATTTAAAGACATTCCTGAAGATTTAAGAAATGCATTTATTGCTGCAGAAGATTCTAATTTTTTTAATCATCAAGGAATTAGCTACAAAGGACTTATAAGATCCTTTGTAAGATGTATCTCATCAGATGGTTGTTCTGGTGGTGGAGGAACTATAACAATGCAGGTTGTAAGGGGATATCTACTTTCTAGAGATAAAACTATTTCAAGAAAAGTAAAAGAAATTTTTTTAGCGCTCGAGTTAGAAGGCACATTATCAAAAGAAGAGATTTTTGAATTATATGTAAACAGGATTTTTCTTGGAAATAGATCATATGGTATAGAGGCCGCCGCAAATACTTATTTTAATAAAAGCGTTAGTAATTTATCTATATCTGAGAGTGCAACTATTGCTTCTATGGCTCAACTTCCATCAAAAATAAACCCAATTAAAAATCCATCTAGAACAAAAATTAGAAGAAATTGGATCTTATATCGAATGAATGCTCTTGGGTTGATTTCAGACTTAGAATACGAACAATCAATTATAGAAAACATAAAAACATACAAAAATATCAATCAATATGAGATTGATGCAAGATATTTAACTGAAATGGTTCGTCAAGAAGTTATAGATAGATATGGATTGAAAGCATATAATGAAGGTTGGTCAGTATATACAACTATTAATTCAAGTCATCAGAAGAGCGCTCTAAGAAGTTTAAAGAATCAACTAACTGCTTATCATAAAAGGCATGGATGGATTGATTCACAAAATATCGAAGATTATTTCAATAATAATGAAGTATTAGAGTTTCAAAATTTAAATAAAGAAAATATTACTAAAGCTCTTTCTGATAGAAATTTATACGAATATGAGAATATTTTTCTTACAATAAATGAGCTTTTTGAAACATTTCCAGCATATAAGTCTCATAAATTAGGAATAGTTATAGAAGTAGTAAATGAAAAACTATTTTTCTTAGATGAGGATTTGAATATTTTAAGTATTAATTGGACTAATGAATATGAATGGGCAAGAAAAAGAATTGATATTGATAAATTTGGACCTAAACCAAAATCTTTCAGTGACTTTTTAAAATTTGGTGACATCATCTACTTAAAAAAAGACGATGAGTTTTTATTATTAGATCAAATTCCTGAAGCAGAGGCTTCGATCATATCAATTAATCCTAACTCAGGTGCAGTTCTAACATATATAGGAGGATATAGTTTTGACAAAAGTAATTTTGATAGAGTAAAACTCGCATATCCTCAATCTGGATCTAGTTTTAAACCTTTTATATATGCAAGCGCATTAGCAAACGGTTATAACTTATCATCACAAATAAATGATGCACCGATTGCTTTTCAAGATGCTAATTTGGAAAGCGTTTGGAAGCCTCAAAACTATACAGGCAAGTTTTATGGACTTACTTCAATAAGAGAAGCATTAATACAATCTATTAATATCGTCTCAATTAAACTTTTGCGAGAACTAGGGATTGATAAAACAAGAAACTATCTAGTAAATTTTGGTTTTAAAAAAACAAGATTGCCACCAGACCTATCTTTAGCTTTAGGATCTGGAAATTTTTCCCCAGCAGAGATGGCAAGAGCTTATGGCGTCTTTGCCAATGGCGGTTATCTAAAAGATCCTTATTTTATTTCAAGGATAGAAGACAGAAGTAAAAATATAATTTTTTCTCATGAACTTTATGAAAATATTGATATTAAATCAAATTTTGTAGCATTTCCGTGGTTGAATACGTTAGAAATTGAAAAGAAAAGACCTTATTATCTTGTAAACCCAATTAATATAGATGAGAGAGTTATCGACGAACGTATTGCTTTCTTAATTAAAGATATATTAAAAGATTTTTTAAAAAGAGGCTCAGCTGGAAAAAAAACATCAAATTTACAAAGAAATGATATTGCGGGCAAGACTGGTACTACTAATGATTCTGTTAGTACCTGGTTTTCAGGATTTCATAAAGATTTAGTAACAACTGTTTGGGTAGGCACAGATAATTTTTCATCTTTAGGCTCAAATGAATATGGATCAACAATTGCTTTACCAATTTGGAGTGATTTTATGATGCAAATAAATGAAAGTTTAGATCTTGAAGCAAACAAAATACCAGAAAATATATCTTTTGTAAGAATAAATAAAAATACTGGAGAAATAGATAATACTGTTTCAGATGAAACCTATTTTGAGTTGTTCTTAGACGAAAATATAAATGATTAG
- the aroK gene encoding shikimate kinase AroK — MNIFIVGPMGSGKSTVGKIISSELFLTFLDTDEEIETRTGASIDWIFDLEGEEGFRKRESKILDEMVKKNSIVLSTGGGIILSEHNRELLSSRGSVFYLETPIEIQLERTSKDKDRPLLKEGDPGKILKKLHEERQALYENVADHIVKTENKSSQEVASEIIKLIKNYA, encoded by the coding sequence ATGAATATATTTATAGTAGGTCCAATGGGCTCTGGCAAGTCAACCGTAGGAAAGATTATATCTAGTGAACTTTTTTTGACTTTTCTTGACACTGACGAAGAGATAGAAACAAGAACAGGTGCATCTATAGATTGGATTTTTGATCTTGAGGGTGAAGAAGGTTTTAGAAAACGAGAAAGTAAAATCCTTGATGAAATGGTTAAAAAAAATTCAATAGTACTGTCTACAGGTGGTGGGATAATATTGTCAGAACATAATAGAGAGTTGCTTTCCTCTAGAGGAAGTGTTTTTTACCTAGAAACTCCTATTGAAATTCAACTTGAAAGAACTTCTAAAGATAAAGATAGACCTCTATTAAAGGAGGGAGATCCTGGAAAAATTTTAAAAAAACTTCATGAAGAAAGGCAAGCGCTTTATGAAAACGTAGCTGATCACATTGTTAAAACTGAAAATAAATCAAGCCAAGAAGTTGCATCTGAAATTATAAAATTAATAAAAAATTATGCCTAA